From a region of the Bacteroidota bacterium genome:
- a CDS encoding TonB-dependent receptor has protein sequence MKHFLHNFNLWALALFVLFSSPRISNAQTIDLDFEKVPLTQALTTLGSQTGVDFIYAVRLVSRHNTTCTYAGTDTDAALDCLLKESNIFAKRLHARQYLLAPLRPASGAINAPDAYLPPLIQGRILDAVTGVALPGAHIYIPDIRRGTTSDRSGQFSFSQKQDTVYYAHVSYIGYKTAKSRLYPKTQPFTIYLQPIALEATTVLVEAQGDEEADLAAVPGLVALNIQDLDNVPSFGGEKDLFQTLQWTPGVHKAGVFNNDLLIRGGLADQNLYLLDGAPIYHPWHAFNLVSTFQTDSFDRIKLYRGSFPAQHGGRLASVLDARLKDGNRANPKTIASFSLLSGRFMIESPLTKRTSFMISGRRSYLDKVIGTEHPVQDASGRRDTLRTGYHFSDITSKLSFRPNRQHKLSFTFYSGGDELDLRLPFDLSLDFSSWLRPADLFFEVEHNWGNRLYSMQHQYVHTDRLLFTTTAYRTSYNATESELVRPTSSSLVQSRYHVRVKDIGVRTDIDFFLSSRHHMQGGYQVIGHTFNSSLISTLQRSESSTKYQDQTSDLTAFEVATYIQDNWQPNNKWLIQPGLRLSYFSGGQYTFLSPRLNVQYIVNPRYLILKGAIGRQVQYMQQLRDRYSFMYDLVSSRWIPTSDNIKPSTSVQTSLEAESQILPWLKLASEVYWRDSENILLPRDEFQTKDGIDGPGIEVASLLAQYTPGLARAYGMEFTGIIERGHWRWLLSYTGGRSKSKAPTLNESSFRPTRFDVPRAVKSAIIRQYTDWHLTLSTTIRSGYPITVPVAQYDLSGPGEDEPTQYLYRPQINNGRLPAYIRFDMSVGYRFDMLGAKWHTKFHLYNFTNKRNVIDRFYDPTGETVKIQNRKGLPILPLFELEMEL, from the coding sequence GGCACAGACACGGACGCGGCATTAGACTGCCTCTTAAAAGAGAGTAATATCTTTGCCAAGCGCTTGCATGCACGTCAATACTTGCTTGCACCATTACGCCCAGCCTCTGGTGCAATCAATGCTCCCGATGCCTATTTGCCTCCCCTGATTCAAGGTAGAATTCTGGATGCCGTAACCGGTGTGGCATTACCCGGGGCACACATTTATATCCCTGATATCCGACGCGGCACGACTTCAGACCGAAGTGGACAGTTTTCTTTCTCTCAAAAGCAGGATACCGTGTATTATGCCCACGTATCCTACATAGGCTACAAAACGGCGAAGTCACGCCTATACCCCAAAACGCAACCATTCACCATTTATTTGCAACCTATAGCCCTTGAAGCCACAACAGTACTGGTTGAGGCCCAGGGCGATGAAGAGGCAGACCTTGCTGCTGTACCGGGGCTTGTTGCGCTGAATATCCAAGACCTGGACAACGTCCCGAGCTTTGGTGGCGAAAAAGACCTTTTCCAGACCTTGCAATGGACGCCTGGCGTACATAAAGCCGGCGTATTCAATAACGATCTCCTTATACGAGGCGGCCTTGCAGACCAAAACCTCTATTTGCTGGACGGTGCACCCATTTACCACCCCTGGCATGCATTTAACCTTGTCTCCACCTTCCAGACCGATTCGTTTGATCGCATCAAACTCTATCGCGGCTCTTTCCCTGCACAACATGGGGGACGACTGGCTTCCGTGCTGGATGCACGACTCAAAGATGGTAACCGCGCAAATCCTAAAACCATCGCAAGTTTCAGCCTATTGAGTGGCCGTTTTATGATCGAAAGCCCGCTTACCAAGCGGACTTCCTTCATGATCTCCGGCCGAAGGTCATACCTGGATAAAGTCATTGGAACAGAACACCCAGTGCAAGATGCCTCAGGCCGGCGAGATACGCTGCGCACCGGCTATCATTTTTCGGATATCACCTCCAAATTAAGCTTTCGCCCCAATCGCCAGCATAAACTCTCTTTCACCTTCTATTCAGGGGGAGACGAACTGGATTTACGGCTGCCTTTTGATTTATCGCTCGACTTCTCCTCCTGGCTTCGGCCGGCAGACCTGTTTTTTGAAGTTGAACACAACTGGGGCAACCGGCTTTATAGCATGCAACATCAATACGTGCATACAGATCGGCTCCTGTTTACAACTACTGCCTACAGAACAAGCTATAACGCAACGGAAAGCGAGCTCGTACGCCCAACCAGTAGTTCACTCGTCCAATCCAGGTACCATGTCCGCGTAAAAGACATTGGTGTACGTACAGACATTGACTTTTTCCTGTCCTCTCGTCACCACATGCAGGGCGGCTACCAGGTCATTGGCCACACCTTCAATAGTTCGCTGATATCGACGCTTCAACGCTCGGAAAGCTCTACAAAATACCAGGATCAGACGAGCGACCTGACGGCGTTCGAAGTGGCAACCTACATTCAGGACAATTGGCAGCCCAATAACAAATGGCTCATTCAACCAGGCCTTCGCTTAAGCTACTTTAGCGGCGGTCAGTATACGTTCCTGAGCCCGCGACTCAATGTCCAATACATTGTAAACCCACGGTACCTCATCTTAAAAGGGGCCATAGGGAGACAAGTGCAGTATATGCAGCAATTGCGCGACCGCTACTCGTTCATGTACGACCTGGTCTCCAGCCGCTGGATCCCTACCAGCGACAACATCAAACCTTCCACCAGTGTACAAACGTCTCTCGAAGCTGAAAGTCAGATTTTGCCCTGGCTCAAGCTGGCCAGCGAAGTATACTGGCGCGATTCGGAAAACATTTTACTCCCGCGAGACGAATTCCAAACCAAAGATGGCATCGATGGGCCAGGCATTGAAGTAGCCAGCCTGCTTGCACAGTACACCCCTGGCCTTGCGCGCGCTTATGGCATGGAGTTCACCGGCATCATTGAACGGGGGCACTGGCGCTGGTTGCTGAGTTACACAGGGGGGCGTTCAAAAAGCAAAGCACCAACGCTAAACGAATCTTCGTTCAGACCAACCCGGTTTGACGTCCCACGTGCAGTAAAAAGCGCGATTATCCGTCAGTACACAGATTGGCACCTTACGCTTTCAACAACCATTCGAAGTGGATATCCGATTACAGTACCCGTTGCGCAATACGATTTGTCGGGCCCCGGAGAAGATGAGCCTACCCAGTATTTATATCGCCCACAAATCAATAATGGCCGGCTGCCGGCGTACATCCGGTTTGACATGAGTGTAGGCTACAGGTTCGATATGCTCGGTGCAAAGTGGCATACCAAATTCCACCTGTACAATTTCACAAACAAGCGGAACGTAATTGACAGGTTTTATGACCCAACAGGTGAAACCGTGAAAATTCAGAACCGCAAAGGACTCCCCATTCTGCCTTTGTTTGAGCTTGAAATGGAGCTTTGA
- a CDS encoding DUF4249 family protein, translating into MRHGLYFLFILCVLTGCDSIEPTAENLLVVEGFLDAGKPLPNVSITRVQPLTAASAGTSINEAVSDASLSLIINNTPVPYRPSASSPGTYEPATSVFEVVPPHARFSAEVNWQSQRATTTDIVPPPIAIEDVFIRIPESPVSAVLLDSLRLEDQEVGARMGFIYPIDVSVSWQNEMPATDTTYWIEARLKPQSDFSSTVLDVFLLTEDVQVEDSLRTTGSTRFSWSGVYAIPVPDSLAPAPAHLLTVQLTRGTKAYADFAASRNAPERREPVSNIAGGIGILAGISLDAIVFEVKDGVATAQ; encoded by the coding sequence ATGCGTCACGGCCTCTATTTCCTTTTCATCCTGTGCGTTCTAACGGGATGTGACAGCATAGAACCAACAGCGGAGAACCTGCTTGTTGTTGAAGGCTTCCTTGACGCGGGCAAACCGCTGCCCAATGTCTCCATCACGCGCGTGCAGCCGCTGACGGCTGCCAGCGCCGGCACAAGCATCAACGAAGCGGTATCAGACGCCAGCCTGTCTCTGATCATCAACAATACGCCCGTCCCATACCGACCTTCAGCCTCCTCACCGGGCACCTACGAGCCGGCAACTTCCGTTTTTGAGGTAGTCCCTCCGCATGCCCGCTTTTCCGCTGAAGTCAACTGGCAATCACAACGCGCAACCACAACAGACATCGTTCCACCGCCGATTGCTATTGAAGATGTATTTATTCGCATCCCGGAATCACCAGTTTCTGCGGTACTCCTGGATTCACTTCGACTTGAAGATCAGGAAGTGGGTGCACGCATGGGTTTTATCTACCCTATTGATGTTTCCGTAAGCTGGCAAAACGAAATGCCGGCAACAGACACTACCTACTGGATAGAAGCCCGCCTAAAGCCACAATCTGATTTTTCGTCCACCGTGCTCGACGTTTTCCTACTCACGGAAGATGTACAGGTGGAAGATTCGCTGCGCACTACAGGCTCTACCCGGTTTAGCTGGTCAGGCGTCTATGCCATCCCGGTGCCGGACAGCCTCGCGCCGGCGCCAGCACACCTGCTTACCGTACAGCTTACTCGCGGCACCAAAGCTTACGCTGATTTTGCAGCAAGCCGAAATGCACCGGAACGACGTGAACCCGTGTCCAATATCGCTGGCGGCATTGGCATCCTGGCCGGCATTTCGCTGGACGCAATAGTATTTGAGGTGAAGGATGGCGTGGCAACGGCGCAATAA
- a CDS encoding RecX family transcriptional regulator — translation MAWQRRNKKSGYKRKYKAKSPEDAENTPPPARNLSPGQITGIEMQKKNAKRISIFINDKFAFGLHQDVLLQHALHSGMSLDAAQINMLVEADALLRAKEAAIMYLGHRARTEHEVRTKLRGKAFEEEIIDQVVKRLYELSYLDDEQFASRYTQNRFQYKGYGPQRIRTELRRLGIAPALIEQALEALLPANDVVARAQVEAEKRLRRLRNEKDLYKKRRKLFDFLVRRGHTSEVAREVIEKLNLDAADT, via the coding sequence ATGGCGTGGCAACGGCGCAATAAAAAGTCTGGATACAAACGCAAGTACAAAGCCAAAAGCCCGGAGGACGCCGAGAATACCCCGCCTCCAGCCCGAAACCTGTCGCCCGGACAAATCACCGGCATCGAAATGCAAAAGAAAAATGCCAAACGCATTTCGATTTTTATCAATGATAAATTTGCGTTCGGATTACACCAGGATGTCCTCCTGCAACACGCGCTGCACAGCGGAATGTCTCTTGATGCAGCACAAATAAACATGCTTGTCGAAGCTGATGCTTTGCTGCGGGCCAAAGAAGCCGCCATTATGTACCTAGGTCACCGTGCGAGAACCGAGCACGAGGTACGTACCAAGCTAAGAGGCAAAGCTTTTGAAGAAGAAATAATCGACCAGGTTGTAAAGCGTTTGTATGAGCTATCGTACCTGGATGATGAGCAGTTTGCAAGCCGGTATACCCAAAACAGGTTTCAGTACAAAGGATATGGGCCCCAGCGGATTCGCACAGAATTGCGCCGACTCGGCATAGCACCAGCGCTCATAGAGCAAGCGCTCGAGGCGTTGCTACCTGCCAATGACGTTGTCGCACGCGCACAGGTTGAAGCTGAGAAGCGATTGCGCCGGCTCAGAAATGAAAAGGACCTCTATAAAAAACGGCGGAAATTATTTGATTTTCTGGTGCGTCGTGGGCATACTTCAGAAGTAGCACGGGAAGTTATCGAAAAGTTGAATCTGGATGCAGCGGATACATAG